One Brassica napus cultivar Da-Ae chromosome C4, Da-Ae, whole genome shotgun sequence genomic region harbors:
- the LOC125586011 gene encoding uncharacterized protein LOC125586011 produces MENLPQDGEAQGGNGPGADHFRPQRQPQHPQCQARAIGAYDQPHIHENNKYHGHAAEDPFDHLYKFDQYCGLSKTNGISEDAFKLKLFPFSLGDKAHQWEKTLPIDTVTTWEDCKRAFLEKFFSTSRTAKIRNEISGFQQKGLESFSEAWERFKGYWSQCPHHGFSKESLLSTFYRGALPQCRNRLDTASNGFFLGRTEEEAEELVENMAKSDSFYSEEHDRVNRNDDQQTKREIKSLQEKMDLLLSNQAKQEHVNFVGGPIQEIPPKINEVDGLEGQEELCFINNNGSWYRKEPNFQYNNYQQKSYSNNQQGGYQQRQNTQQGSYQPRQNTPPGFNNNNNQSTQAQGSSSQAPASDTSVDTMFKKLLDFQAKNEKTMGYEFTKIHSKIDGSYNELNNKIRHLENQFASMNSQPSRQQGALPGKPEQNPKETMKAITLRSGKQLPPRTLIRDNEKQDGEVVINVDDDVVIMDEKTNEEILEKIVEAKGKGKIGEEKKGGEQE; encoded by the exons ATGGAGAATCTGCCTCAAGATGGTGAAGCCCAAGGAGGCAATGGTCCAGGAGCTGATCATTTTAGACCACAGCGCCAGCCACAACATCCACAGTGCCAAGCTCGTGCCATTGGAGCTTATGATCAACctcacattcatg agaacaacaagtatcatggtcaTGCTGCTGAAGACCCTTTTGATCACTTGTACAAGTTTGATCAGTACTGTGGCTTGTCCAAGACAAATGGTATTTCTGAAGATGCTTTCAAGCTAAAGCTAtttcctttctctttgggagacaaagcACACCAATGGGAGAAGACTCTTCCAATTGACACTGTCACTACTTGGGAAGATTGCAAGAGAGCTTTCCTAGAAAAGTTTTTCTCTACTTCAAGGACAGCTAAGATCAGGAACGAAATCTCCGGATTTCAACAAAAAGGTCTAGAGAGCTTCAGTGAAGCATGGGAAAGGTTCAAGGGTTATTGGTCTCAGTGCCCTCATCATGGTTTCAGCAAGGAGAGCTTGCTTAGCACCTTCTATAGAGGAGCCTTACCACAGTGCAGAAACAGGCTTGATACTGccagcaatggtttcttcttggggagaactgaagaagaagcagaggaaCTGGTGGAGAACATGGCTAAGAGCGACTCATTCTACAGCGAGGAGCATGATAGGGTCAACAGAAATGATGATCAACAGACAAAGAGAGAGATCAAGTCCCTGCAGGAGAAGATGGACTTGCTTCTTTCTAACCAAGCTAAACAAGAGCATGTCAACTTTGTGGGTGGTCCTATTCAAGAGATTCCTCCCAAGATTAATGAGGTTGATGGTTTGGAAGGACAAGAAGAGTTGTGCTTCATCAACAATAATGGTTCTTGGTACAGGAAGGAgcctaactttcagtacaacaactatcaACAAAAGTCCTACTcaaacaaccagcaaggaggATACCAGCAGAGGCAAAACACTCAGCAAGGGAGCTATCAGCCTAGGCAAAACACccctcctggtttcaacaataacaacaatcaGTCTACTCAAGCTCAAGGAAGTTCTTCACAGGCTCCAGCTTCAGATACAAGTGTGGATACAATGTTCAAGAAACTTTTGGATTTTCAGGCCAAGAATGAGAAGACAATGGGTTATGAGTTCACGAAAAttcactccaagattgatggaagttacaatgagctcaacaacaagatcCGCCATttggagaatcagtttgcttcaaTGAACTCTCAGCCAAGTCGCCAACAAGGGGCATTACCTGGAAAGCCAGAGCAAAATCCCAAGGAGACAATGAAAGccatcacccttaggagtggaaaACAGCTACCACCAAGAACTCTCATTAGGGATAATGAGAAGCAAGATGGGGAGGTGGTCATCAATGTGGATGATGATGTAGTTATTATGGATGAGAAGACCAATGaagagatcttggagaaaatAGTTGAAGCAAAAGGAAAGGGTAAAATTGGAGAAGAAAAGAAGGGGGGAGAACAAGAATGA
- the LOC125586012 gene encoding uncharacterized protein LOC125586012, with translation MSEVQITMPIIDAFMLVPQYSKFLKDAVTKKKKEMEGMVVLTHECSAIIQRLTIPKKLEDPGSFTLPCAIGQFTFERCLCDLGASVSLMPLSIAKRLGFTQYKKCRLSLVLADRSVKIPIDFVVLEMDEEPTDPLILGRPFLATAGAVVNVKEGKIDLHLGKGNILHFDIKEVMKKPITQSQAFYIEEMEVLADELLEELALEDSLQHALTIEREVQMVENKESDAYVKMLDSHREISDEEQNEEISYEDHHASPTSQQENLQEDDWSELKAPKVELKPLPHGVRYAFLGPNETYPVIVSSELSEDELSKLLNELKKIHLEDESMTSIEHRRRLNPNLKDVVKK, from the exons atgagtgaagttcagatTACTATGCCCATAATTGATGCCTTCATGCTAGTgcctcaatacagcaagttcctcAAGGATGCTgtaactaagaagaagaaggagatggaaggcatggTGGTTCTTACTCATGAGTGTAGTGCTATTATCCAAAGGCTAACCATCCCTAAGAAGCTTGAAGATCCAGGAAGCTTTACTTTACCTTGTGCCATTGGGCAATTTACTTTTGAGAGGTGTCTATGCGATTTGGGAGCAAGTGTGAGCCTTATGCCTCTCTCCATTGCTAAAAGGCTTGGCTTTACAcaatacaagaagtgtagactctctcttgTGCTAGCTGATCGCTCAGTGAAGATTCCCATTG attttgtggtgttaGAGATGGATGAAGAACCAACAGATCCTTTAATATTGGGGAGACCTTTCTTGGCTACAGCAGGAGCAGTTGTGAATGTTAAGGAAGGGAAGATTGATCTTCACCTTGGAAAGGGAAAcattcttcactttgacatcaaggaggtgaTGAAGAAGCCTATTACTCAAAGCCAAGCATTCTACATTGAGGAGATGGAGGTGTTAGCTGATGAACTTCTAGAGGAGTTGGCACTTGAAGACTCTCTACAACATGCCTTAACAATTGAGAGAGAGGTCCAAATGGTTGAGAACAAGGAAAGTGATGCTTATGTGAAGATGCTGGACTCTCACAGAGAGATTAGTGATGAAGAACAGAATGAGGAGATTTCATATGAGGATCACCATGCTTCCCCAACTTCTCAACAAGAGAATCTCCAAGAGGATGATTGGAGTGAACTCAAAgcaccaaaagtggagcttaaacctcttccccatggtgtaaggtatgctttCCTTGGCCCTAATGAGACTTACCCTGTCATAGTGAGTAGTGAGCTTAGTGAAGATGAATTGTCTAAACTtttgaatgaacttaaaaa gatacatctagaaGATGAATCTATGACTTCTATAGAACATCGAAGAAGGTTAAACCCCAACTTGAAGGATGTTGTTAAGAAATAG